One genomic segment of Sebastes fasciatus isolate fSebFas1 chromosome 17, fSebFas1.pri, whole genome shotgun sequence includes these proteins:
- the LOC141754905 gene encoding glyceraldehyde-3-phosphate dehydrogenase-like: MVKIGVNGFGRIGRLVTRAAATGGKVEVVAINDPFIDLDYMVYMFKYDSTHGVWKHGEVKAEGGKLVIGNMHIMVFHEKDPSNIKWSDAGVDYVVESTGVFTTIEKASLHLKGGAKRVVISAPSADAPMFVMGVNHEKYDNSMKVVSNASCTTNCLAPIAKVINDNFGIVEGLMSTVHAITATQKTVDGPSGKLWRDGRGASQNIIPASTGAAKAVGKVVPELNGYDSPSPGFFIQGQIETALANMKLRSVLGMLNYYNHFIEGFSTLARPLYKLTSEPKSQPRSQRPKWHKLSPADWTTECQEAFQSLKQALLDTNVIPGRLSRISFIKGRVTRRIIQQHYQSLVNEAKAVQPDDVQDAFHLTVNTLVLSSRHQRKNLKIGGDEEKVVHRNLIMMPNSCLWIWNKRMRRMLCPLEDLLMAKYHQALRPKSNQVASKPELVAW; the protein is encoded by the exons ATGGTGAAGATTGGAGTCAACGG ATTCGGACGTATCGGCCGTCTGGTGACCCGTGCCGCCGCCACTGGAGGCAAGGTCGAGGTGGTGGCCATCAACGACCCCTTCATCGATCTGGACTACATG GTCTACATGTTCAAGTACGACTCCACTCACGGCGTGTGGAAGCACGGAGAGGTGAAGGCCGAGGGCGGCAAGCTGGTCATCGGCAACATGCACATCATGGTCTTCCACGA GAAGGACCCTTCCAACATCAAGTGGAGCGATGCTGGCGTTGACTATGTTGTTGAGTCCACCGGTGTGTTCACCACCATCGAAAAGGCCTCT CTTCACCTGAAGGGCGGAGCTAAGAGGGTGGTGATCTCCGCTCCCAGCGCCGACGCTCCCATGTTCGTCATGGGCGTCAACCACGAGAAGTACGACAACTCCATGAAGGTTGTCAG CAACGCCTCCTGCACAACCAACTGCCTGGCTCCCATCGCCAAGGTCATCAACGATAACTTTGGCATCGTTGAGGGTCTCATG AGCACAGTCCACGCCATTACTGCCACACAGAAGACCGTTGACGGTCCCTCTGGTAAGCTGTGGAGGGACGGACGTGGTGCCTCTCAGAACATCATCCCCGCCTCCACTGGAGCCGCCAAGGCTGTGGGCAAGGTCGTCCCCGAGCTGAACGGGTACGATTCACCTTCACCTGGGTTTTTTATTCAGGGTCAAATCGAGA CAGCACTTGCTAATATG AAACTGAGATCAGTGCTGGGCATGTTGAACTACTACAACCACTTCATTGAAGGCTTCTCCACCCTAGCGAGACCACTATACAAACTGACATCTGAGCCCAAGTCCCAGCCTCGTTCCCAGCGCCCAAAATGGCACAAGCTGTCTCCTGCTGACTGGACTACAGAATGCCAAGAAGCCTTCCAGTCTCTGAAACAGGCTCTCTTGGACACT AATGTCATCCCTGGTCGCCTTAGCAGAATCTCTTTCATTAAGGGCAGGGTCACCAGGCGAATTATCCAACAGCATTACCAGTCTCTTGTCAACGAGGCAAAGGCGGTTCAGCCGGATGATGTCCAGGATGCATTCCACCTGACTGTGAACACTCTGGTCCTGTCCTCCAGGCACCAAAGGAAAAATCTG AAAATCGGCGGTGATGAGGAGAAAGTGGTTCACAGAAATCTCATCATGATGCCAAATTCCTGCCTCTGGATATGGAACAAGAGGATGCGGAGGATGTTGTGTCCTCTGGAGGATCTTCTGATGGCCAAGTACCACCAA GCTCTGAGGCCCAAGTCGAACCAAGTGGCTTCCAAACCAGAGCTGGTCGCATGGTAA